A window from Festucalex cinctus isolate MCC-2025b chromosome 4, RoL_Fcin_1.0, whole genome shotgun sequence encodes these proteins:
- the LOC144017578 gene encoding tubulin alpha-1C chain-like, translated as MRECISVHIGQAGVQIGNACWELYCLEHGIQPDGQMPSDKTIGGGDDSFNTFFSETGAGKHVPRAVFVDLEPTVIDEVRTGTYRQLFHPEQLITGKEDAANNYARGHYTIGKEIIDLVLDRIRKLADQCTGLQGFLVFHSFGGGTGSGFTSLLMERLSVDYGKKSKLEFSIYPAPQVSTAVVEPYNSILTTHTTLEHSDCAFMVDNEAIYDICRRNLDMERPTYTNLNRLISQITSSITASLRFDGALNVDLAEFQTNLVPYPRIHFPLATYAPIISAEKAYHEQLTVADITNACFEPANQMVKCDPRHGKYMACCLLYRGDVVPKDVNAAIATIKTKRTIQFVDWCPTGFKVGINYQPPTVVPGGDLAKVQRAVCMLSNTTAVAEAWARLDHKFDLMYAKRAFVHWYVGEGMEEGEFSEAREDMAALEKDYEEVGADSVDDQGEEGEEF; from the exons ATG CGTGAGTGTATCTCGGTGCATATTGGACAGGCTGGCGTTCAGATTGGCAATGCCTGCTGGGAGCTTTACTGCCTGGAACATGGAATCCAGCCGGATGGGCAGATGCCCAGCGACAAGACCATCGGAGGCGGAGACGATTCCTTCAACACTTTCTTCAGTGAGACTGGAGCGGGAAAGCACGTTCCCAGAGCTGTCTTCGTGGACCTGGAGCCCACCGTCATCG ACGAGGTGCGCACCGGAACCTATCGGCAGCTCTTCCACCCTGAACAGTTAATCACCGGCAAGGAGGACGCGGCAAACAACTACGCCCGTGGTCACTACACCATCGGCAAAGAGATCATTGACCTGGTGCTGGACAGAATCCGGAAACTG GCTGACCAGTGCACCGGCCTCCAGGGTTTCCTGGTGTTCCACAGCTTCGGCGGCGGCACCGGCTCCGGGTTCACTTCCCTGTTGATGGAGCGTCTGTCCGTGGACTACGGCAAGAAATCCAAGCTGGAGTTCTCCATCTACCCGGCACCTCAGGTGTCCACGGCTGTGGTGGAGCCCTACAACTCCATCCTGACCACGCACACCACCCTGGAGCACTCGGACTGTGCCTTCATGGTGGACAACGAGGCCATTTACGACATCTGCCGCCGAAACCTGGACATGGAGCGTCCCACATACACCAACTTGAACCGACTGATCAGTCAAATCACCTCGTCCATCACGGCTTCCCTTCGTTTCGACGGCGCCCTCAACGTGGATCTCGCCGAGTTTCAAACCAACCTGGTGCCGTACCCTCGCATCCACTTCCCTCTGGCTACATACGCTCCCATCATCTCGGCCGAGAAGGCTTACCACGAGCAGTTAACCGTGGCCGACATCACCAACGCCTGCTTTGAGCCAGCCAACCAGATGGTGAAGTGTGACCCCCGCCACGGCAAGTACATGGCCTGTTGCCTTTTGTACCGTGGCGATGTGGTGCCCAAAGATGTCAACGCCGCCATCGCCACCATCAAAACCAAGCGCACCATCCAGTTTGTGGACTGGTGCCCCACCGGTTTCAAGGTGGGCATCAACTACCAGCCGCCCACGGTGGTTCCCGGCGGAGACCTGGCCAAGGTGCAGAGAGCCGTGTGCATGCTGAGCAACACCACCGCCGTCGCGGAGGCCTGGGCTCGCCTCGACCACAAGTTTGATCTGATGTACGCCAAGCGCGCTTTTGTTCACTGGTATGTGGGCGAGGGGATGGAGGAGGGCGAGTTCTCTGAGGCCAGGGAGGACATGGCGGCTCTCGAGAAGGACTATGAGGAGGTTGGGGCCGACTCGGTCGATGATCAGGGAGAGGAAGGAGAGGAATTTTGA